ATGTGCATTCTGGATTTGCAATTTGAAGTTACTATTGAGGAGGAGATATGGCAAAGGCAAAGTTTGAGCGGGTAAAGCCTCATGTAAACGTAGGGACGATAGGGCACGTAGACCATGGGAAGACGACATTGACGGCAGCGATCACGAAGGTACTGGCGATGAAGGGTCAGGCGCAGTA
The Thermodesulfovibrionales bacterium genome window above contains:
- a CDS encoding GTP-binding protein; its protein translation is MAKAKFERVKPHVNVGTIGHVDHGKTTLTAAITKVLAMKGQAQ